The DNA segment GTTGAGGCCATTGGCGATCGGATCCGCAGCATCCGGGAGGAAAAGGGGATTTCCTATGATGAGATCTCGGCATTGACGGGTTTTGACGTGGACACCCTGACCCGGATTGAGGCCAATGAGATTCAGCCCCAGCTCGGGACCCTGGTAAAGCTTTCCAAGGCCCTTGACAGCGCGTTTTCAAGGCTGTTGTCCGGGGTGGGCAGCCGGTTGTATTCCGTGACCCGCAAGCATGAACGCATGCCCGTGACCCGGTCCACGTCTCCCAGGGGCCGCAAACTCTATTCCTATCAGAGCCTGGCCCCGGAAGTCCAGGGCCGGCACATGGAGTCTCTGATCGTTGACCTGGAGGAAAATCCGGACAAGGAACTATCAGTTCACGATGGCGAGGAGTTTATCTTCGTGCTCGAAGGCACCGTGCTGGTGAAAATTGAAAAAGACGAGTTCGAACTGGAGCCCGGCGACAGCGTGTATTACCTGTCGACCACACCGCATATGGTGGCGGCCAAAAAGGAGCGGGCCAGGATCCTGGCAGTTCTCTACGAAGGATAGCTCCAGGTATGATGGTGCCGTAAAAGTTCGATATCTGCGTTACGCGCAATTTCTCAGACTTTGAAATTGCGCAAGCCTTGATCTCGAACTGTTTACGGCGCCGTCCGGAATCAGACTTTCTTGAAAATCCTCAATATAGATTTTAGCAGACGCCCTGGGCAATTTTTTCATAACCCGCCCATTTTTCATCCACTTCCGCCTGCAGGGACTGAATCTTTTCCTCGTCCATACCCTTGAACCGGTTCTGGGTGATAAAATACTCGGCAACCGGCTTGCGCTTTTTGCCCAGCATTTTTTCCGAGGCGCCTGTTAAGCGAAACTGCCCCTTTTCCCGCTCATATAGATCAAACAGCCCGGTTTCCACGGCCATGCGGCCGATCTTGACGGTGTAGCGGGGGGAAAATCCCCAGCCGGCCGGACACGGCGTATGCACGTGGATGTATTTGGGCCCGGGGATGCTTTTGGCCTTTACTACCTTGTCGTAAAAATCCAGGGGATAGGCCGCTGATGCGGTGGCTACGTAATCGATGCCGTGGGCTGCGATAATGGCGGGCACGTCTTTTTTGCGCTGGTGCTTGCCGGTAAACGGGGTGGTGGTGGTCAGCACGTGCTGGGGCGTGGTGCCGGAGCGCTGGACCCCGGTGTTCATGTAAGCCTCGTTGTCATAGCAGATAAAGATAAAGTCCTCACCCCGCTCGCATGCCCCGGACAAGGCCTGGAGGCCGATGTCACTGGTGCCCCCGTCTCCGGCCCAGGCCGCCACTTGTACATCCGGCCGTTTCTGGGCCCGCATGGCCGCAAGCACGCCCGTGGCGGCAGCCGCGGTTGAGGCGAAGGTGACGTTTAAGCACGGCAGCTGGGTGGCGGCAATGGGGTAGAGCCCCTGGAGCACGGTCAGGCAGCTGGGCGGGACCACGAGGATGCTGTCTCTGCCCAGGGCCTTTAAACCGGTTTTGTATACGATACTTAATCCGCAGCCGGCGCATGCCCGGTTTCCGGGGTGCACGTATTCTTCTTCGGGCAGATTGAGAATGGTGGTTTTTTTTGTGGCCATGATATATTTATCCTGAATAAATTGGCTGTTGTTATGTGTCAACGCATTGCCGCAAAAAGATTGTCTGCAATCGGACTTACAGTTTCAGCCCGATAAAATCGGGCTCGTGCGGCTTGCTTTGATTTTCATTGCATGCGGTTTTTACGGCCTGGTACAGTGCCCGTGTGCGGATTTCCCGGCCGCCGAGGCCGAGGATGAAATTGCGGATCTTCGGGAGGCTGTCCGTGCCGTAAAGCGCGGCCTTGATATCTGAAAACAGCGGGCCTTCATACCCGTAAC comes from the Desulfosalsimonas propionicica genome and includes:
- a CDS encoding helix-turn-helix domain-containing protein; its protein translation is MVEHEKSAGYKDRYEVLTGNIEHGSGAVDVEAIGDRIRSIREEKGISYDEISALTGFDVDTLTRIEANEIQPQLGTLVKLSKALDSAFSRLLSGVGSRLYSVTRKHERMPVTRSTSPRGRKLYSYQSLAPEVQGRHMESLIVDLEENPDKELSVHDGEEFIFVLEGTVLVKIEKDEFELEPGDSVYYLSTTPHMVAAKKERARILAVLYEG
- a CDS encoding thiamine pyrophosphate-dependent enzyme, translated to MATKKTTILNLPEEEYVHPGNRACAGCGLSIVYKTGLKALGRDSILVVPPSCLTVLQGLYPIAATQLPCLNVTFASTAAAATGVLAAMRAQKRPDVQVAAWAGDGGTSDIGLQALSGACERGEDFIFICYDNEAYMNTGVQRSGTTPQHVLTTTTPFTGKHQRKKDVPAIIAAHGIDYVATASAAYPLDFYDKVVKAKSIPGPKYIHVHTPCPAGWGFSPRYTVKIGRMAVETGLFDLYEREKGQFRLTGASEKMLGKKRKPVAEYFITQNRFKGMDEEKIQSLQAEVDEKWAGYEKIAQGVC